A window from Bacteroidota bacterium encodes these proteins:
- a CDS encoding transferase hexapeptide repeat family protein, which translates to MIYSFNGYIPVVHESSFVHPQAAVTGNVVIGANVYIGPGAAIRGDWGEIIIEDGCNVQENCTIHMFPGVTVLLKQNAHIGHGAVIHGATIGANCLIGMNAVIMDNVIIEDECIIGALSFVSDGMHIPLRKIAVGNPAKIIKDVTVDMIAWKSKGTQLYQQLPAELYASLKPCEPLREVPAHRPKQQDIYKTWKKN; encoded by the coding sequence ATGATATACTCTTTCAATGGCTATATACCGGTGGTTCACGAAAGTTCGTTTGTGCATCCGCAAGCTGCAGTTACAGGCAATGTAGTGATAGGCGCCAATGTTTACATAGGTCCGGGAGCAGCCATCCGTGGCGACTGGGGCGAAATTATTATTGAAGACGGATGCAATGTTCAGGAAAACTGCACCATACATATGTTTCCTGGTGTAACCGTGCTGCTTAAACAAAACGCGCATATTGGCCATGGTGCTGTAATACATGGTGCCACTATTGGTGCTAATTGTTTAATAGGCATGAATGCCGTAATTATGGATAATGTGATTATTGAAGATGAGTGCATAATTGGTGCTTTAAGTTTTGTAAGTGATGGCATGCATATTCCACTCAGAAAAATTGCAGTAGGCAATCCGGCAAAAATTATCAAAGATGTAACAGTTGATATGATTGCATGGAAATCCAAAGGAACTCAACTATATCAGCAACTTCCGGCCGAATTGTATGCCAGCCTAAAACCTTGTGAGCCCTTGCGTGAGGTGCCAGCTCACCGTCCAAAACAGCAAGATATTTATAAAACCTGGAAAAAAAATTAA
- a CDS encoding T9SS type A sorting domain-containing protein, translating into MIRKNINLIIIFSFFFQIAQSQIVPVTASLGGLQRDMEEFYGYNSGSTIRYVSWDTPQFPDALKTLHAEIYRFPAGAYSNWWDWRTGWVKKADQMPPKVVLPGKYMLNYQYDNTLEKFKQSLDATGATPIFLLNMVSSTLDDQIALLYHAKCIGLPIKYVELGKEFYDDDPSVLAVFPTAESFAETMYTWTREIVKHFPNARVGFNASFEYDRFPSPHHRRISWNKKIIDVLNAKGNFPYANSAPSMYIFYGSGNGNTGLPISTYNQVNNMMNQGFLILDHIQQVEVPRFNQFPEIWISEINLMDTGTGVHGTWGHGMFTVLVAMRLLEEPKISKGLIHNIVGDAVYSSLFESNDALCLGGEGGFQSPIPLGSTCANYPTTYLGKSAQGNTLGLMGHAMMNCNKARKLTFTGAPFIGNSSNRSVYGFKFWNSNAINSDQYIVLNMANNTCEVDLASLALGNVNKFDQITQSPFTPVQDNLPVTSGNIVSNKVTLPPYSITRLRADNTSALKAWTIEDTICNGQSTSLHARGASTYTWAPAAGLSATNGSDIVAAPTANTTYTVTDNFGSAKTISIVVGANPTIHVTGVPKGKMCQGSLPTITASGGTYYHWSPKPEQILNASQNRARLRVSNSTTYTVYATNGTCWCGEKPFTLNVKGEYKLGTDRLNCSGEQDSLTSGTKPHFFNFQWTASNSTFTSTLFKPIVAPTDTTAYYMRVQNGFCIYRDTIVINTMNCCTGTITLKNPTTASLYAAVQAQCGSCVTKNQGVFVIRNYTGKVVINGKLYVDESLKILNCPNITLNDGGQIELNQAADFTVDSNTTLADCNGKMWKGIYSYDANNIVTVYKGKIKNALIGVDATIDTKLDIEDAVFENNGISIYMHDFLKNSTGSIVGSTFTCDSATMLPPYTNRRTDVHLKINGIAKANIGSAAGGQNIFRNAYNGVTIEHCEVGVYNSLFENIIATNSTNGIALKVTGFNQRFDPALLGNTGNSKLVFNNCSRAIEGADYLVLRVRNNTFTNCGKSIYASKCSDSLYTNPLEISGNTFTNTGSAMELYLNSNSTIDIINNTISTSGDSAFGISIQDIKALSTSILDIEDNTITNCKQGIFMNQAARKGTIRNNTIVVAKPVGQSKTFCIKNYNTDSLTISQNNFYYDTTQAINTNTRGLFNQNVKLNTFSDNLIRGFENGILFTGTSCNPNSLRCNKFFACSKGLVLESQAVIGAQGDSAGAKTWQNRWEPAGFCDSANAQGNFSVYMNNAPGAQSTFFTLATYPYKILTSGIQGAGSKINGKVITGTGVNCILMLNNDNDQASIRNEIPASVVNINDSDLDALWQLASQCPDDAGNAVFEARTLLSNHYQTIIDFENACDKTNAISLITEFTVYPNPASDHIILSLDGLIDEEITVRILDAYGKVVYATIMKNVSSLPISTQQLSNGVYRAILVLPDQRALQRTFTVLK; encoded by the coding sequence ATGATTCGTAAAAACATTAACCTGATTATTATTTTTTCTTTTTTCTTTCAAATTGCCCAGTCGCAAATTGTACCAGTTACTGCATCGCTTGGTGGCCTTCAACGTGATATGGAAGAATTTTATGGCTACAATAGCGGTAGTACCATACGTTACGTTAGTTGGGATACACCACAATTTCCAGATGCTTTAAAAACCCTGCATGCCGAAATATACCGTTTTCCTGCAGGCGCTTACAGCAACTGGTGGGACTGGCGCACAGGTTGGGTAAAAAAAGCCGACCAAATGCCTCCCAAGGTTGTTTTGCCTGGAAAATATATGCTCAACTATCAGTATGATAATACGCTCGAGAAATTTAAACAAAGCCTTGATGCTACGGGAGCAACTCCCATTTTTTTGCTCAACATGGTATCATCAACCCTCGATGATCAAATAGCCTTATTATATCATGCCAAGTGCATAGGCCTTCCAATTAAGTATGTAGAACTAGGCAAAGAATTTTATGATGATGACCCATCGGTGTTGGCAGTATTTCCAACTGCCGAATCGTTTGCTGAAACAATGTACACCTGGACTCGTGAGATTGTCAAACATTTTCCAAATGCACGTGTTGGATTTAATGCCTCGTTTGAATACGATCGTTTTCCCTCGCCACATCACCGAAGAATATCATGGAATAAAAAAATTATTGATGTACTTAATGCAAAAGGAAATTTCCCCTATGCTAATTCTGCACCAAGCATGTATATTTTTTATGGAAGCGGTAATGGAAATACGGGTCTTCCTATCAGTACATACAATCAAGTAAATAATATGATGAACCAGGGATTTTTAATTCTTGATCATATACAGCAGGTTGAAGTTCCTCGGTTCAATCAGTTTCCCGAAATATGGATTTCGGAAATAAACCTGATGGATACCGGTACGGGAGTTCATGGTACCTGGGGACATGGCATGTTTACTGTTTTGGTAGCTATGCGTCTTCTTGAAGAACCAAAAATTTCAAAAGGATTAATTCACAACATTGTTGGCGATGCTGTATATTCATCTTTATTTGAAAGTAACGATGCACTATGTCTTGGTGGCGAAGGAGGTTTTCAGTCGCCAATCCCTTTGGGAAGTACTTGCGCCAATTATCCAACCACGTATCTCGGCAAGTCGGCACAAGGCAATACGCTTGGCTTAATGGGCCATGCCATGATGAATTGCAATAAAGCGCGCAAACTGACTTTTACAGGGGCTCCTTTTATTGGCAACTCCAGCAATCGCAGCGTGTATGGCTTCAAATTCTGGAATAGTAATGCCATCAACAGCGATCAATATATCGTACTCAATATGGCTAATAATACGTGCGAGGTAGATCTTGCTTCGCTCGCTCTTGGCAATGTAAATAAGTTTGATCAGATTACACAATCGCCATTTACTCCGGTACAAGACAATCTGCCGGTTACCTCAGGAAATATTGTGAGCAATAAAGTTACCTTACCACCATACTCCATCACACGATTGAGGGCTGATAATACCAGCGCCCTTAAAGCATGGACCATAGAAGATACCATTTGCAACGGGCAAAGTACTTCGTTGCATGCACGTGGTGCATCAACCTATACATGGGCTCCGGCAGCAGGCTTAAGCGCAACCAATGGCAGTGACATTGTTGCAGCTCCAACCGCCAACACAACGTATACAGTAACCGATAATTTTGGTTCCGCCAAAACAATTTCAATTGTTGTAGGTGCTAACCCAACCATTCACGTTACCGGAGTGCCAAAGGGTAAAATGTGTCAGGGATCACTACCAACTATTACCGCAAGCGGAGGCACCTATTATCATTGGTCGCCAAAACCGGAACAAATACTTAACGCTTCGCAAAACAGAGCTAGATTGAGAGTGTCTAATAGCACAACGTATACGGTATATGCTACTAATGGTACCTGTTGGTGTGGCGAAAAACCTTTTACACTAAATGTAAAAGGTGAATATAAATTAGGAACCGACCGTTTGAATTGCAGCGGGGAACAAGATTCGCTTACATCGGGAACAAAGCCACATTTTTTTAATTTTCAATGGACTGCAAGCAACAGCACGTTTACGTCTACACTGTTTAAACCCATTGTTGCGCCAACAGATACAACGGCTTATTATATGCGTGTTCAAAATGGTTTTTGTATTTACCGCGACACCATTGTTATTAATACTATGAATTGCTGCACAGGCACCATCACCTTAAAAAACCCTACCACCGCCTCGTTGTATGCTGCCGTGCAAGCCCAGTGTGGTTCATGTGTTACCAAAAATCAGGGCGTGTTTGTTATCAGAAACTATACAGGCAAAGTGGTAATTAATGGAAAATTGTATGTGGACGAATCATTGAAAATATTGAATTGCCCCAACATAACCTTGAATGATGGTGGACAAATAGAATTAAATCAGGCAGCAGACTTTACCGTTGACAGTAACACCACCCTGGCCGACTGCAATGGAAAAATGTGGAAAGGAATATACAGTTACGATGCAAATAATATTGTTACTGTTTATAAAGGGAAAATTAAAAATGCACTCATTGGTGTGGATGCCACCATTGATACGAAATTGGATATAGAAGATGCGGTTTTCGAAAACAATGGAATAAGTATCTATATGCATGATTTCTTGAAAAACAGCACAGGCTCTATCGTTGGTTCAACATTTACATGCGATAGTGCAACCATGCTTCCTCCCTATACCAACAGGCGCACCGATGTGCACCTTAAAATAAATGGAATTGCAAAAGCAAATATTGGCTCGGCTGCAGGTGGGCAAAATATTTTTCGTAATGCATATAATGGTGTTACTATTGAACATTGTGAAGTGGGCGTATACAACTCATTATTTGAAAATATTATTGCTACCAATTCAACCAATGGTATTGCATTAAAAGTTACAGGATTTAATCAGCGTTTCGATCCGGCATTGCTAGGCAATACCGGAAACTCAAAATTAGTATTCAATAATTGTTCGCGCGCTATAGAAGGAGCCGATTACCTGGTACTTCGAGTTCGAAATAACACGTTTACCAATTGTGGAAAATCAATTTATGCTTCCAAATGTTCCGATTCTTTGTACACAAATCCCCTCGAAATTTCGGGCAACACCTTTACCAACACCGGCAGCGCAATGGAACTCTACTTAAATTCTAATTCGACCATAGATATAATAAATAATACGATAAGCACATCGGGAGATAGCGCATTTGGAATTTCTATTCAGGATATAAAAGCGCTTAGCACCAGCATTCTTGATATTGAAGATAACACGATAACCAATTGTAAGCAGGGTATATTTATGAATCAGGCGGCACGCAAAGGCACTATCAGAAACAATACGATAGTAGTTGCCAAGCCCGTAGGGCAATCAAAAACTTTTTGCATCAAAAATTATAATACAGACTCACTTACTATTTCTCAAAATAATTTTTACTACGATACCACGCAAGCTATTAATACCAATACACGCGGTTTGTTTAATCAAAATGTAAAATTAAATACATTTAGTGATAACCTTATTCGTGGTTTCGAGAATGGAATATTATTTACCGGCACAAGTTGCAATCCCAATTCGCTAAGATGTAATAAATTCTTTGCTTGCAGTAAAGGACTAGTGCTAGAGTCGCAGGCCGTAATAGGCGCGCAGGGTGATAGTGCTGGAGCCAAGACCTGGCAAAACAGATGGGAGCCTGCCGGTTTTTGCGATTCAGCAAATGCTCAAGGAAATTTTTCGGTTTATATGAATAATGCACCCGGGGCACAATCAACCTTCTTTACGCTAGCAACATATCCTTATAAAATTCTCACTAGCGGTATACAAGGTGCTGGAAGTAAAATTAACGGTAAGGTAATTACGGGAACAGGAGTTAATTGTATTCTTATGCTTAATAATGATAATGATCAAGCATCAATACGTAATGAAATACCTGCATCAGTTGTTAATATAAATGATTCCGATTTAGATGCCCTGTGGCAATTGGCAAGTCAATGCCCCGATGATGCTGGAAATGCAGTGTTTGAAGCTCGCACCTTGCTTAGTAATCACTATCAAACGATTATCGATTTTGAAAATGCATGCGATAAAACAAATGCTATAAGTTTGATTACAGAGTTTACGGTTTATCCAAATCCTGCAAGCGACCACATTATATTGTCACTTGATGGTTTGATTGATGAAGAAATAACGGTTAGAATTTTGGATGCTTACGGAAAAGTTGTTTATGCTACCATTATGAAAAATGTTTCAAGTTTGCCCATTTCGACTCAACAACTATCAAACGGAGTTTATAGAGCCATATTGGTCCTTCCTGATCAAAGGGCTCTACAGCGCACGTTTACAGTGTTAAAATAA
- a CDS encoding T9SS type A sorting domain-containing protein — MWTCKIDSDGNVLWSYLCGSLGKDRAYNVTRDWDGHVLVTGKDSLNSGCVDDNHGSSDVWLMKLDFNTGQLIWEKSFGGTMDDEGFRTIPTPDHGYLVGATSQSDDFDVPGNRGLSDYWVFKTDSLLNIEWSVNWGGGSWDHLNDLVELTDGSYAAVGFSSSDKGPKSMTDTNFGSFDSWMVRFINCDTVPDIAISGATSFCDGGQVTLTAPVSQSYLWSNGATTPSIVVDTTSSYTVIVTSFDSACVGYSNAVQVTEFSLPPIPLINGSNGTFTSSIANHYQWYLNGNVMVGDTNQTFIPIAFGAYNVVITDSNGCTASSATFTYAAINELNTSKDFTIYPNPTSSKIVWIENKGVDLKNAEIRILNSAGAVVKSYNATALKSGNKLYFDLSKYSSGYYRILIDTTEKRYAYPLIVK; from the coding sequence ATGTGGACTTGCAAAATAGATTCGGATGGCAACGTCTTATGGAGTTACCTATGTGGCTCACTTGGTAAAGACCGCGCGTATAATGTTACTCGCGACTGGGATGGCCACGTGCTGGTAACCGGCAAAGATTCGCTCAACAGCGGTTGTGTGGATGACAATCATGGATCGAGTGATGTATGGCTGATGAAGCTTGATTTTAATACCGGGCAATTAATTTGGGAAAAATCTTTTGGTGGTACCATGGATGACGAAGGTTTCCGCACCATACCAACTCCCGATCATGGATACTTGGTTGGAGCAACTTCACAATCAGATGATTTTGATGTACCTGGCAATAGAGGTCTTAGCGACTACTGGGTTTTTAAAACTGATTCGCTTCTAAATATTGAATGGAGTGTAAATTGGGGAGGTGGCAGTTGGGATCACTTAAATGATTTGGTTGAATTAACCGATGGGAGTTATGCTGCTGTTGGTTTTTCGAGCAGCGACAAGGGTCCTAAGAGCATGACAGATACCAATTTTGGTAGCTTTGATTCGTGGATGGTACGCTTTATCAATTGCGATACTGTACCTGACATTGCCATATCCGGTGCTACCTCGTTTTGCGATGGAGGCCAGGTAACCCTTACAGCACCGGTGTCGCAATCTTATTTGTGGAGTAATGGTGCAACCACACCAAGTATTGTGGTTGACACAACAAGTTCATATACAGTAATAGTGACAAGTTTCGACAGTGCTTGTGTTGGCTACTCCAATGCTGTGCAGGTTACCGAATTTTCGTTGCCACCTATTCCGTTGATAAACGGAAGCAACGGTACTTTTACCTCTAGTATTGCTAATCATTATCAATGGTATCTTAATGGAAACGTGATGGTAGGGGATACCAACCAAACATTTATACCTATTGCCTTTGGAGCATATAATGTGGTTATTACCGATTCCAATGGCTGCACCGCTTCATCTGCTACATTTACCTATGCAGCTATTAATGAATTAAATACTTCAAAAGATTTTACGATATATCCCAATCCAACAAGTAGCAAAATAGTTTGGATAGAAAACAAAGGAGTTGATTTAAAAAATGCAGAAATACGCATATTGAATAGTGCCGGTGCGGTTGTAAAATCTTACAATGCAACAGCATTGAAATCCGGTAACAAGTTATATTTCGATTTAAGCAAATACTCAAGCGGCTACTATCGCATACTTATTGATACCACCGAAAAGCGTTATGCCTACCCACTGATTGTAAAGTAA
- a CDS encoding cysteine desulfurase, with protein MRCNVSKLGCRSFEHVITRIKYTYCFSFYLCKKYILEPSTSTKPAPANIAQLRNDFPILNQTIYNKRKLVYLDNAATSQKPQAVIDAISKYYQLYNANVHRGVHYLSQQASQAYDDVRKSLSQFINARGEEEIVFTSGTTHSINLVAFTWGRKNVQAGDEIILSAMEHHSNIVPWQMLCEEKGARLQIIPMNDKGELLVEQLPSLINDKTKLIACVYMSNSLGTINPVREIIEMAHARQIPVMLDGAQAISHFEIDVQQLDCDFFVCSAHKMLGPTGTGFLYAKREILEQMPPYMGGGDMIRNVSFEKTTYNDIPFRFEAGTPNVEGVIGFGAAIEYWNQLNRKAVAAYEQELVDYCTKALSQIPQVRLYGTAANKASVISFTIQNVNALDAGMYLDTLGIAVRTGQHCTEPVMHFFDIPGTIRASFYFYNNKEDCDTFIEGVSKAIRLLGK; from the coding sequence ATGCGTTGCAATGTGAGCAAATTGGGTTGCCGTAGTTTTGAGCACGTTATTACTCGCATCAAGTACACATATTGCTTTAGTTTTTACCTTTGCAAAAAATATATTTTGGAACCATCAACATCTACCAAACCGGCACCTGCCAACATTGCTCAATTGCGCAACGATTTTCCTATTCTAAATCAAACCATATACAACAAGCGTAAATTAGTTTACTTAGACAATGCTGCCACCTCCCAAAAACCGCAAGCGGTTATTGATGCCATTTCTAAATATTATCAATTGTATAATGCAAATGTGCACCGTGGTGTGCATTATCTTAGTCAGCAAGCCTCGCAAGCCTATGATGATGTACGTAAATCACTATCTCAATTTATTAATGCACGTGGCGAGGAGGAAATAGTATTTACGAGCGGCACTACGCATAGTATTAATCTGGTAGCTTTTACATGGGGAAGAAAAAATGTACAAGCCGGAGATGAAATAATTTTAAGCGCAATGGAACATCACAGCAATATTGTTCCCTGGCAAATGTTATGTGAAGAAAAGGGAGCTCGTCTACAAATCATTCCCATGAATGACAAGGGTGAACTCCTGGTTGAGCAACTTCCTTCTTTAATAAATGATAAGACCAAGTTAATAGCTTGCGTGTATATGAGTAATTCGCTTGGAACCATTAATCCTGTAAGGGAAATAATTGAAATGGCCCATGCAAGACAAATACCGGTAATGTTGGATGGGGCGCAAGCTATTTCGCATTTCGAAATAGATGTACAACAACTGGATTGCGATTTTTTTGTTTGTAGTGCCCATAAAATGCTTGGACCAACCGGTACCGGATTTTTATATGCAAAAAGAGAAATACTTGAGCAGATGCCCCCTTATATGGGTGGTGGCGATATGATACGCAATGTAAGTTTTGAAAAAACTACCTATAACGATATCCCATTTAGATTTGAAGCAGGAACGCCTAATGTAGAAGGAGTAATTGGTTTTGGGGCTGCTATTGAATATTGGAATCAATTAAATCGTAAGGCGGTTGCAGCATATGAGCAGGAATTGGTAGACTATTGTACAAAAGCACTAAGTCAAATACCGCAAGTGCGCTTGTATGGTACTGCTGCCAACAAGGCTTCGGTAATTTCTTTTACCATACAAAATGTAAATGCTCTTGATGCAGGCATGTACCTTGACACACTTGGTATTGCAGTGCGCACAGGCCAGCATTGCACTGAACCTGTTATGCATTTTTTTGATATTCCGGGAACCATTCGAGCTTCATTCTATTTTTATAATAACAAAGAAGATTGCGATACTTTTATTGAAGGGGTGAGTAAGGCAATTCGGTTATTAGGCAAGTAA
- a CDS encoding DegT/DnrJ/EryC1/StrS family aminotransferase, whose protein sequence is MQKLHMVDLAGQYQKIKPEIDAAIQNVINNTAFINGPDVKSFAAELQSYLNVAKVVPCANGTDALQIAMMALGLQQGDEVISASFTYIATVEVIALLKLTPVLVEVDPNTFCIDPAAIEKAITPKTKAIVPVHLFGQCADMESILNIAHKHKLYVIEDVAQAIGATYTFSDGTKHKSGTMGDIGTTSFFPSKNLGCYGDGGAIFTNSAELGNRIQMIANHGQSVQYVFDEVGCNSRLDTLQAAILRTKLKHLDAYAAARNHAASYYDKAFAKHPLIKIPVRNPKSTHVFHQYTLCLNGVNRDAIRSALAERNIPAMIYYPIPVHQQKAYRSSRYHSGDFPISEQLCKEVISLPMHTELSEDQLKYITENFLEVVSSHQQ, encoded by the coding sequence ATGCAAAAACTTCACATGGTTGACCTTGCCGGTCAGTATCAGAAAATAAAACCTGAGATAGATGCAGCCATACAAAACGTTATAAACAATACGGCTTTTATAAATGGGCCCGATGTAAAATCATTTGCTGCAGAGTTGCAATCGTATTTAAATGTTGCCAAAGTAGTTCCCTGCGCAAATGGAACTGATGCTTTGCAAATAGCCATGATGGCACTGGGGTTGCAGCAGGGCGATGAGGTAATTTCTGCTTCGTTTACCTACATTGCCACCGTTGAGGTAATAGCCCTATTAAAGTTAACTCCTGTATTGGTAGAAGTAGACCCGAATACATTTTGCATTGATCCTGCTGCTATAGAAAAAGCCATTACCCCAAAAACAAAGGCTATTGTACCGGTACATTTATTTGGTCAGTGTGCCGATATGGAATCTATTTTGAACATTGCCCATAAGCACAAACTTTATGTGATAGAAGATGTGGCGCAGGCTATTGGCGCAACATATACCTTTAGTGATGGTACCAAACACAAGTCAGGAACAATGGGCGATATTGGCACAACCAGTTTTTTTCCTTCCAAAAATCTTGGCTGCTATGGCGATGGCGGAGCCATATTTACGAATAGCGCAGAATTGGGCAACCGCATACAAATGATTGCTAATCATGGCCAAAGTGTGCAATATGTTTTTGATGAGGTTGGGTGTAACTCGCGCCTCGATACGTTGCAGGCAGCCATTTTACGAACCAAACTCAAACATCTGGATGCATATGCCGCAGCACGCAACCATGCTGCATCGTATTACGACAAAGCCTTTGCGAAACATCCATTAATAAAAATTCCGGTTCGAAATCCCAAATCAACCCATGTATTTCACCAATACACTCTGTGCTTAAACGGTGTTAACCGTGACGCTATACGTTCGGCACTTGCCGAACGGAATATTCCGGCTATGATTTATTATCCCATTCCGGTGCATCAGCAAAAAGCATATCGAAGTAGTCGCTATCACAGTGGCGATTTTCCGATAAGCGAACAACTGTGCAAAGAAGTAATTTCATTACCCATGCATACCGAATTATCGGAAGATCAATTAAAATATATTACTGAAAATTTTCTGGAAGTGGTTTCGAGCCATCAGCAATAA